In Desulfofundulus kuznetsovii DSM 6115, the following are encoded in one genomic region:
- a CDS encoding dodecin family protein, protein MHIKVSELVGESPNGWKAAVQAAVDEASKTISDIVGVEVVNLTANVQNGRVTEYKANVKIAHRG, encoded by the coding sequence ATGCATATTAAGGTTTCGGAATTAGTCGGTGAATCACCCAACGGGTGGAAGGCCGCCGTTCAGGCGGCCGTGGACGAAGCCTCCAAAACCATCAGCGACATCGTTGGTGTGGAAGTGGTAAACCTGACCGCCAATGTGCAAAACGGCCGGGTAACCGAGTACAAGGCCAATGTAAAGATTGCCCACCGGGGCTAA
- a CDS encoding serine hydrolase — protein MVSITRLAVLLLVLSLTAGPAVAGSNMPVTGGLSHQPLQNIDYSPLKKQMKKFVHGKKSTFAIYFEDLASGASFGINADKPMVAASTVKLPMALYINDLVVQGKMHWYDRVSYRKATDYEDGSGVLRYEARDGDTYSLRLLTNLAITISDNVAFRMLARHVGRPNFYAYMKGLGGRTVYPRGKNLTTARDLATYVRATLDFARRHPQEGQRLLDDLAHPSFHVGLPGLLPHQVMVAHKEGDLEGIANDCGVVFGRRPYILVVLSSGVKDVREGFADIARLSRMAYDFQESLPAAEIFPVYQSPVNVSVKPLPPAP, from the coding sequence ATGGTTAGCATTACCCGCCTGGCAGTTCTCCTGCTTGTTTTAAGCCTGACCGCCGGTCCCGCCGTCGCAGGCAGTAATATGCCGGTGACCGGAGGCCTTTCTCATCAACCGCTGCAGAACATTGATTACTCGCCTTTAAAAAAGCAGATGAAAAAATTTGTGCACGGCAAAAAGTCCACCTTTGCCATTTACTTTGAGGATCTGGCCTCCGGCGCCAGTTTCGGTATTAATGCCGATAAACCAATGGTGGCAGCCAGCACGGTCAAGCTGCCCATGGCCCTGTACATAAACGATCTGGTGGTACAGGGTAAAATGCACTGGTACGACCGGGTGAGTTACCGCAAGGCCACCGATTATGAAGACGGTTCCGGAGTGCTGCGTTACGAAGCCAGGGACGGAGATACCTATTCCCTGCGTCTGCTGACCAATCTGGCCATCACCATCAGTGATAACGTGGCCTTTCGCATGCTGGCCAGGCACGTGGGCCGACCGAATTTTTATGCCTATATGAAGGGGCTGGGCGGCCGTACGGTCTATCCGCGAGGGAAAAATTTAACCACCGCCCGGGACCTGGCCACCTATGTCAGGGCCACCCTGGATTTCGCCCGGCGCCATCCGCAGGAAGGGCAGCGCCTGCTGGATGATCTGGCCCACCCGTCTTTTCATGTCGGCTTACCGGGACTGCTTCCGCACCAGGTCATGGTGGCCCATAAGGAAGGGGATCTGGAAGGGATAGCCAACGACTGCGGGGTGGTTTTTGGCCGGCGGCCTTACATCCTGGTGGTTTTGTCCAGCGGGGTAAAAGATGTCCGGGAGGGTTTTGCCGACATCGCCCGGCTAAGCAGGATGGCTTACGATTTTCAGGAATCTCTCCCGGCGGCTGAAATATTTCCGGTATACCAATCACCGGTAAATGTTTCAGTAAAACCGCTCCCACCGGCACCATAG
- the spoVAD gene encoding stage V sporulation protein AD — protein MPAPKKNGLQTVWFQNPPVIISTATIVGSKEGQGPLGHTFDKVVEDNYYGENTWEKAERRMLKEVMQNAIQRANLQPQNIDYLLAGDLLNQIISADFVARDLGIPFIGLYGACSTMYEGLALGAMLIDGGFAEYVLVGVSSHYSTAERQYRYPTEQGTQRPLYATRTVTGAAAAVLARQGNGPVITHATIGKAIDLGQGDPMNLGAAMAPAAADTMARHLMDTQRQPDYYDLFITGDLGTYGRELALKLMQQKGYDISTRFSDCGILIYSPEQDAHAGGSGCACAGVVTCGYLMQEIKAGRLKRILGVATGALLSLCSYQQGETIPGIAHAVVIEGR, from the coding sequence TTGCCGGCACCCAAAAAAAACGGGCTGCAAACCGTGTGGTTTCAAAATCCACCGGTAATCATCTCTACGGCCACCATTGTGGGAAGTAAAGAAGGCCAGGGACCTTTGGGTCATACCTTTGACAAAGTGGTGGAAGATAACTATTACGGGGAAAATACCTGGGAAAAAGCAGAGCGGCGGATGCTCAAAGAGGTCATGCAAAATGCCATCCAGCGGGCCAACCTCCAACCCCAGAACATTGACTACCTGCTGGCCGGTGACCTCTTGAACCAGATCATCAGTGCTGATTTCGTCGCCAGGGATCTGGGTATTCCCTTTATCGGCCTTTACGGGGCCTGCTCCACCATGTATGAAGGCCTGGCCCTGGGGGCCATGCTCATTGACGGCGGCTTTGCCGAATATGTGCTGGTGGGGGTATCGAGCCATTATTCCACGGCCGAAAGGCAGTACCGTTATCCAACGGAGCAGGGTACCCAGCGCCCCCTGTACGCCACCCGGACGGTAACCGGGGCGGCGGCGGCAGTACTGGCCCGCCAGGGTAACGGCCCGGTGATTACCCATGCTACCATTGGCAAAGCAATTGATCTGGGCCAGGGTGACCCCATGAACTTGGGGGCGGCCATGGCCCCGGCAGCCGCCGATACCATGGCCCGTCACCTCATGGACACCCAGCGCCAACCCGATTACTATGATCTTTTTATCACCGGTGATTTGGGAACTTACGGGCGGGAACTGGCCCTTAAGCTAATGCAGCAAAAGGGTTATGACATTTCCACCCGGTTCAGTGACTGCGGAATCCTGATTTATTCCCCCGAGCAGGACGCCCATGCGGGAGGCAGCGGCTGTGCCTGTGCTGGTGTGGTTACCTGTGGCTACCTGATGCAGGAAATCAAAGCTGGCCGTTTGAAGCGCATCCTCGGGGTGGCTACCGGAGCCCTGCTCAGCCTCTGCAGCTACCAGCAGGGAGAGACTATTCCCGGCATTGCCCATGCCGTGGTCATAGAAGGACGGTGA
- the spoVAC gene encoding stage V sporulation protein AC, producing the protein MAEVKDSQPLEIQKKEYQKMVQEVQPRPTVGRNVFWAFVVGGLISVLGQLFLNFFQARGLPLREAGAATSTVLVFLAALLTGLGVYDEIAKFAGAGSIVPITGFANSMVAPAMEYRGEGLVLGVGARLFTVAGPVLVFGIVTAWLVALLYYFFR; encoded by the coding sequence ATGGCCGAGGTGAAAGATTCTCAGCCACTGGAAATACAAAAAAAGGAATATCAAAAGATGGTTCAGGAGGTTCAACCGCGGCCTACCGTTGGCCGTAATGTTTTCTGGGCTTTTGTTGTGGGAGGGCTGATCAGCGTTTTAGGGCAGTTATTTTTGAACTTTTTCCAGGCCCGCGGGCTGCCCTTGCGGGAAGCGGGGGCGGCTACCTCCACGGTGCTGGTTTTTCTGGCCGCTCTGCTAACCGGGCTGGGTGTATACGATGAAATTGCCAAATTTGCCGGTGCCGGTTCCATCGTGCCCATTACCGGCTTTGCCAACTCCATGGTCGCGCCGGCCATGGAATACCGGGGTGAAGGGCTTGTTCTGGGAGTGGGAGCGAGGCTATTCACCGTTGCCGGACCGGTGCTTGTTTTTGGCATTGTGACAGCCTGGTTGGTCGCACTTTTGTACTACTTCTTCCGGTAG
- the sigF gene encoding RNA polymerase sporulation sigma factor SigF: MSTRLVEMNLPRFPLLGDEEMRELLRRARAGDKAARERLINCNLKLVFNLVRRFQNRGYELEDLFQIGCIGLMKAIDKFDLNYDVKFSTYAVPMIVGEIRRFLRDDNPVKVSRSVKETAYRIQQARERLTGRLGREPSVGEVAAELGISREDVVTAMEAAQAPTSIYETLHQDEGDPIYLLDQLRDGEEGDMPWLDHIAVKELLMSLPERDRKILMWRFFEDKTQADVARRLGLSQVQVSRLERQALKKLKEMMQPGDG; this comes from the coding sequence ATGAGTACCCGATTAGTGGAAATGAATTTACCCCGCTTCCCCCTTCTGGGCGATGAAGAGATGCGGGAACTGCTGCGCCGTGCCCGGGCCGGGGACAAGGCTGCCCGGGAAAGGCTCATTAACTGTAATTTAAAACTGGTCTTCAATCTGGTCCGGCGCTTTCAAAACCGGGGTTACGAACTGGAAGACTTATTCCAGATTGGGTGCATTGGTCTGATGAAGGCCATCGATAAATTCGATTTAAATTACGATGTTAAATTCTCTACTTATGCGGTACCCATGATTGTCGGGGAAATCCGGCGCTTTTTGCGGGACGACAACCCCGTTAAGGTGAGCCGGTCAGTTAAGGAAACCGCCTACCGCATTCAGCAGGCCCGGGAACGCCTTACCGGGCGGCTGGGCCGGGAGCCCTCGGTGGGGGAAGTGGCCGCGGAGTTGGGGATTTCCCGGGAGGATGTGGTCACCGCCATGGAAGCGGCTCAGGCTCCCACCTCCATTTATGAAACTCTCCATCAGGACGAAGGCGATCCCATTTATCTTCTTGATCAGCTCCGGGATGGGGAGGAAGGGGATATGCCATGGCTGGATCACATCGCTGTCAAGGAACTGCTCATGTCCCTGCCCGAAAGGGACAGAAAAATCCTCATGTGGCGGTTTTTTGAAGACAAGACCCAGGCGGATGTGGCCAGACGGCTGGGTTTGTCCCAGGTACAGGTATCCCGCCTGGAACGCCAGGCTTTAAAAAAGCTCAAGGAAATGATGCAGCCCGGGGATGGTTGA
- a CDS encoding spore germination protein — MSQQAQDAGNKTPVKKRLEENTELLKKALGIGESYDVILRELNIGGVKAALIFVDGLTNDQIFTLILEHLAELEREGMTINTFRKLFNRHVPFTEVSQVDHLEDVVEKVLSGPQALLIDGEEKAIIIDARIYPVRQPEEPDLERVVRGSRDGFTETLVYNTALIRRRLRDPRLRMEILQAGKRSKTDIVICFLQDVANPDLVDSIKEKIKNINIDGLPMAEKAVEELITPGSYWNPFPRVRYTERPDVAAIHLLEGHVLVLVDTSPSVAIVPATYFHHLQHAEEYRQSPAVGVWLRTVRFVGVAVSIFLLPLWFLAALHPELLPPALKFIGPKKIGAIPLIIQFIIAEFAVDMVRLATIHTPTGLSVSISLIAALLIGDIAVSVGLFAPEVILYTAVAATGIFLTPSYELSQANRLVRLFLLAAVAVAGLPGFIIAMLATFAFLVATRSFGVPYLWPLIPFNWAAMKKVLVRSPVPVDNIRPSIIKPRDKYRQAIPEPVRKR; from the coding sequence ATGAGCCAGCAGGCACAAGATGCCGGCAACAAAACGCCTGTGAAAAAAAGGCTGGAAGAGAATACAGAGTTGCTGAAAAAGGCGCTTGGAATAGGGGAAAGCTACGATGTTATCCTGCGGGAACTGAACATTGGCGGGGTAAAGGCAGCCCTGATCTTTGTGGACGGGCTGACCAACGATCAGATTTTTACCCTTATTTTGGAGCACCTGGCGGAACTGGAACGGGAAGGGATGACCATCAATACCTTCCGCAAGCTTTTTAACCGCCACGTTCCCTTCACCGAAGTCAGCCAGGTGGATCACCTGGAGGACGTGGTAGAAAAGGTGCTTTCCGGCCCCCAGGCACTGCTTATTGACGGGGAAGAGAAGGCCATTATCATTGATGCCCGGATTTACCCCGTGCGCCAGCCCGAGGAACCGGATCTGGAAAGGGTGGTGCGGGGTTCCCGGGATGGTTTTACCGAAACGCTGGTTTACAACACCGCCCTCATTCGCCGCCGTCTCAGGGACCCCAGGCTGCGCATGGAAATCCTCCAGGCGGGCAAACGGTCCAAAACCGATATAGTTATTTGCTTTTTGCAGGATGTGGCCAACCCGGATCTGGTGGACAGCATCAAGGAAAAGATTAAAAACATCAACATTGACGGGCTGCCCATGGCAGAAAAAGCGGTGGAAGAATTAATTACTCCCGGCAGCTACTGGAATCCCTTCCCCCGGGTGCGCTACACCGAACGGCCCGACGTGGCCGCCATTCACCTGCTGGAAGGACATGTGCTGGTGCTGGTGGACACCTCTCCCAGTGTGGCCATTGTCCCCGCTACCTACTTTCATCACCTGCAGCATGCCGAGGAATACCGCCAGAGCCCGGCAGTGGGTGTGTGGTTGCGGACGGTACGCTTTGTGGGGGTGGCCGTGTCCATCTTCTTGTTACCCCTCTGGTTTTTAGCCGCCCTGCATCCCGAACTGTTACCACCGGCTTTGAAGTTCATCGGCCCCAAAAAAATTGGAGCCATTCCCTTGATCATACAGTTTATTATTGCCGAGTTTGCCGTTGACATGGTACGGTTGGCCACCATCCACACACCCACGGGCCTGTCGGTGTCCATCAGCTTGATCGCCGCCCTGCTTATAGGCGATATTGCCGTTTCCGTGGGTTTATTTGCCCCCGAGGTGATTTTGTATACGGCGGTAGCCGCAACCGGAATCTTTCTTACCCCCAGTTACGAACTTTCCCAGGCCAACCGCCTGGTGCGCCTGTTCTTGCTGGCGGCAGTGGCTGTGGCCGGCCTGCCCGGCTTTATCATCGCCATGCTGGCAACCTTTGCCTTTCTGGTGGCCACCAGGTCCTTTGGCGTCCCTTACCTGTGGCCCCTCATCCCCTTTAACTGGGCGGCCATGAAGAAAGTGCTGGTGCGTTCCCCTGTGCCGGTAGACAACATCCGCCCCAGCATCATAAAACCCCGGGACAAATACCGGCAGGCCATACCCGAACCGGTCCGGAAACGGTAA
- a CDS encoding D-alanyl-D-alanine carboxypeptidase family protein, giving the protein MFARKILSILLVCIFTLACALPAWAVKEKEEGTRGGLDTTAESAVLMEAYTGKVLWAKNPDKELPMASVTKIMTLLLAVEAVEQGRVSLKDRVVASENAWEMGGSQIYLEPGEEFSFEEMLIAVAVGSANDASVAVAEHILGSEEAFVEAMNQRAKQLGLKHTHFVNCTGLPAEGHYTSAYDMAVILRECLKYPLFRRISSIYEYDLRGGKFKLWNTNKLLKWYEGVDAGKTGWTNEAKYCLASSAERDGLRLIVVVLGTPEPKSHFRESIKLYKYGFARYKAVNIYPAGAKVKYLPVSKGMVDKLDVVTKDRVTVVAPKGEDRGFTTHLELPSHVTAPVTKGQQLGFCVVKKDGREVLRVPLVARYEVKKANLLQQIKKVFTRLHSVR; this is encoded by the coding sequence ATGTTCGCCCGGAAAATCCTCAGTATATTGCTCGTTTGTATATTCACCCTGGCTTGTGCCTTACCGGCCTGGGCGGTGAAAGAGAAGGAGGAAGGCACCAGGGGTGGGCTGGATACTACCGCCGAATCAGCGGTGCTCATGGAAGCCTATACGGGTAAGGTTTTATGGGCCAAAAATCCCGATAAGGAATTACCCATGGCCAGTGTAACCAAAATCATGACCCTCCTTTTAGCCGTGGAAGCCGTGGAACAGGGCAGGGTCAGTCTTAAGGACCGGGTGGTGGCCAGTGAAAACGCGTGGGAAATGGGCGGCTCCCAGATTTACCTTGAGCCCGGGGAAGAATTCAGTTTCGAAGAAATGCTTATCGCCGTGGCCGTAGGATCCGCCAATGACGCCAGCGTGGCCGTGGCCGAGCACATCCTGGGGAGCGAAGAGGCTTTTGTGGAGGCCATGAACCAGCGGGCCAAACAACTGGGTTTAAAACACACCCATTTTGTCAACTGCACCGGCCTGCCGGCCGAGGGCCATTACACATCGGCCTACGATATGGCGGTTATTTTGCGGGAATGCTTGAAATATCCCCTTTTCCGCCGTATCTCGTCCATCTACGAATATGATTTGCGCGGTGGGAAGTTCAAGCTGTGGAATACCAACAAGCTGCTCAAGTGGTACGAGGGCGTGGATGCCGGCAAGACGGGCTGGACCAACGAGGCCAAATATTGCCTGGCTTCTTCTGCGGAACGGGACGGCCTGCGGTTGATTGTGGTAGTCCTGGGTACACCCGAACCAAAGAGCCATTTCCGGGAATCCATCAAGCTTTACAAGTATGGCTTTGCCCGTTACAAGGCGGTAAACATCTACCCGGCGGGCGCTAAAGTAAAATATCTGCCTGTAAGCAAGGGCATGGTGGATAAGCTGGATGTGGTGACAAAAGACCGGGTTACCGTGGTAGCACCAAAAGGGGAGGACCGGGGATTCACCACCCACCTGGAACTGCCCTCCCACGTAACCGCTCCCGTAACCAAGGGGCAGCAGCTTGGCTTCTGTGTAGTGAAAAAGGACGGGCGGGAAGTGCTGCGGGTGCCTCTGGTGGCCCGGTATGAAGTTAAAAAGGCCAACTTGCTGCAGCAGATCAAAAAAGTATTTACACGCCTGCACAGCGTTCGTTAA
- a CDS encoding acyl-CoA dehydratase activase-related protein, with amino-acid sequence MKVTFPHMGHMWICLAAMLEYLGVEVVVPPPTSKRTLTLGARHAPEFACLPLKLNLGNFIEAAERGADTILMAGGCGPCRFGYYAQVEHAILEDLGYNYRLVVMEPPQRHVGELLSKIKYITGHSSWWEVIRGIRFGYQKARMVDELERQAHYLRPRESHRGSTDKAFQRALQEIIPVKHPRDLPKAAERARKIMAQVAIKPRPVLRVGIVGEIFTLLEPFANHDLERKLGYLGVQADRSIYLSEWINDHLFLGLVRGLRSRREACRAAPPYLNHFVGGHGQETVGSTVIYARQGYDGVIQLLPFTCMPEIVAHSVLPGLSNELDIPTLTITVDEQSGEAGLVTRLEAFVDLLARKRGVVV; translated from the coding sequence ATGAAGGTCACCTTTCCTCACATGGGACATATGTGGATCTGCCTTGCGGCCATGCTGGAATACCTGGGGGTGGAGGTGGTGGTACCGCCGCCTACCAGCAAACGCACCCTGACCCTGGGAGCCAGGCATGCCCCTGAATTTGCCTGTTTACCCCTTAAATTAAACCTGGGCAATTTCATAGAAGCGGCGGAACGGGGGGCGGACACCATTCTTATGGCCGGTGGGTGCGGGCCCTGCCGCTTCGGCTACTATGCCCAGGTGGAGCACGCCATCCTGGAAGACCTGGGTTACAACTACCGTTTGGTGGTGATGGAACCTCCCCAGAGACATGTGGGGGAGCTGCTTTCCAAGATCAAATACATCACCGGCCACAGTTCCTGGTGGGAAGTGATAAGGGGTATTCGCTTCGGGTACCAGAAGGCCCGCATGGTGGACGAACTGGAAAGGCAGGCCCATTACCTGCGTCCCCGGGAGAGCCACCGGGGCAGCACCGATAAAGCGTTCCAACGGGCCCTGCAGGAAATCATCCCCGTCAAACACCCGCGGGATTTGCCAAAAGCCGCGGAACGGGCGCGCAAAATCATGGCCCAGGTGGCCATAAAGCCCCGGCCGGTTCTGCGCGTGGGCATCGTCGGTGAAATCTTCACCCTTTTGGAGCCCTTTGCTAACCATGACCTGGAAAGGAAGCTGGGCTACCTGGGTGTCCAGGCCGACCGGTCCATTTATTTGAGCGAGTGGATCAACGACCACCTTTTCCTGGGCCTGGTCAGAGGGCTGCGCAGCCGCAGGGAGGCCTGCCGGGCGGCGCCTCCTTATTTAAACCATTTTGTTGGAGGCCACGGGCAGGAAACCGTGGGCAGCACGGTCATATACGCCCGGCAGGGTTATGACGGCGTGATCCAGCTCCTGCCCTTTACCTGCATGCCCGAAATTGTGGCCCACAGCGTGCTGCCCGGGCTGAGCAACGAGCTGGACATCCCCACGTTGACCATCACCGTGGATGAACAGTCCGGGGAAGCGGGGCTGGTCACCCGCCTGGAGGCTTTTGTGGACCTGCTGGCCAGAAAAAGAGGAGTGGTAGTATGA
- the spoIIAA gene encoding anti-sigma F factor antagonist, giving the protein MVELDLEIRQDTLFVRLEGELDLGVADFLRNALEESLNKNPVRHLVLNLSRVSYIDSSCLGVILGRYKRLAREGGRVSLVGLQPHVRRICELSGLFRIMGEYTTEEEAVARAG; this is encoded by the coding sequence ATGGTGGAACTGGATCTGGAAATCAGACAGGATACCCTGTTTGTCCGCCTGGAAGGGGAACTGGACCTGGGGGTAGCCGATTTCCTGCGCAATGCCCTGGAAGAATCTTTAAATAAAAACCCGGTGCGTCACCTGGTGCTCAATTTAAGCCGGGTCTCTTATATTGACAGTTCCTGTTTAGGGGTTATCCTCGGCCGCTACAAGCGCCTGGCCAGGGAAGGAGGCAGGGTTTCGCTGGTGGGTTTGCAACCCCATGTGCGCCGCATTTGTGAGCTTTCGGGGCTTTTCCGGATCATGGGCGAGTATACCACGGAAGAAGAAGCTGTAGCCAGGGCCGGGTGA
- a CDS encoding N-acetylmuramoyl-L-alanine amidase family protein, producing the protein MRWRTVLHPAPQSFTRIMLMAVILGLVYQVAAPAAAAPPGNALAGRVIVIDPGHGGDDPGTVGCHGIVEKDVAMEISRRVADVFRQAGARVVLTREGDRETAGPGGSGGERIEAHDLARRVELANKCGAHLFLSIHLNHFSEPDEYGAQVFYQTGSQEGRKLAEAIQAELNKNLVDSGRQALAGDFYVCRNSRMPAVIVEVGFLSHEHESRQLTDPAYQERAARAVLRGVVNYFQGGKGEVKQHG; encoded by the coding sequence TTGAGGTGGAGAACCGTGTTGCACCCTGCGCCGCAAAGTTTTACCCGCATTATGCTCATGGCAGTTATTTTGGGTCTGGTTTATCAGGTGGCGGCTCCAGCAGCGGCGGCCCCTCCCGGTAACGCCCTGGCCGGGCGGGTAATCGTCATTGATCCCGGTCATGGCGGGGACGACCCGGGGACGGTGGGATGTCACGGCATTGTGGAAAAGGATGTGGCCATGGAAATCAGCCGGCGGGTGGCGGACGTTTTCCGGCAGGCCGGGGCCCGGGTGGTGCTGACCAGGGAGGGGGATCGGGAAACGGCGGGTCCCGGGGGAAGCGGTGGGGAAAGGATAGAAGCCCACGATCTGGCCCGCCGGGTGGAACTGGCCAATAAATGCGGTGCCCATCTTTTCCTCAGCATCCACTTGAATCATTTTTCCGAGCCCGATGAATACGGGGCACAGGTTTTTTACCAGACCGGTTCCCAGGAAGGCCGGAAACTGGCCGAAGCCATCCAGGCGGAGCTGAACAAGAACCTGGTGGATTCGGGGCGCCAGGCTTTGGCCGGTGATTTTTACGTCTGCCGCAACTCCCGCATGCCGGCGGTAATAGTGGAAGTGGGGTTTTTAAGCCACGAACATGAATCCCGGCAGCTAACCGATCCCGCCTATCAGGAACGGGCTGCCCGGGCCGTCCTCCGTGGTGTGGTCAACTACTTCCAGGGCGGCAAAGGGGAGGTGAAACAGCATGGTTAG
- a CDS encoding spore coat associated protein CotJA gives MTTPEKTPEQEVKVAAADAPPVAHTSGFYPPLRLAQAYVPPQRYGRTYTPAEALEKGTLFPELYSPYPY, from the coding sequence ATGACCACCCCCGAAAAAACGCCGGAGCAGGAAGTAAAAGTAGCCGCCGCAGACGCTCCCCCCGTCGCCCATACTTCCGGCTTTTATCCCCCGCTCCGGTTGGCCCAGGCCTATGTACCTCCCCAGCGTTACGGCAGAACATACACCCCGGCCGAGGCTCTGGAAAAAGGGACCCTTTTCCCGGAACTTTACAGCCCCTACCCCTATTAA
- the spoIIAB gene encoding anti-sigma F factor yields the protein MKVINQLKMEFLSLPANVAFARVAVAAFASQLDFTLNDLEEIKVAVSEAVANAIVHGYENSPTGIVRVLVTLLETGVEIRVEDNGKGIADVKKALEPAYSTDPERMGLGFVFMQSFMDRLHVDSSPARGTRITMIKNINNRGAAAASQGGH from the coding sequence ATGAAAGTGATTAACCAGCTAAAGATGGAATTTTTAAGCCTGCCGGCTAACGTAGCCTTCGCCCGGGTGGCCGTGGCCGCCTTTGCCTCCCAGCTGGACTTTACTTTAAATGACCTGGAGGAAATTAAAGTAGCTGTTTCCGAAGCGGTGGCCAATGCCATTGTCCATGGTTATGAAAATTCCCCGACAGGCATCGTACGGGTGCTCGTCACCCTGCTGGAAACCGGGGTGGAAATCCGGGTGGAAGATAATGGCAAGGGCATTGCCGATGTAAAAAAGGCGCTGGAACCGGCCTATTCCACCGATCCAGAACGCATGGGCCTGGGGTTTGTGTTCATGCAGTCCTTTATGGACCGCCTGCATGTGGATTCCAGCCCGGCCAGGGGAACCCGGATAACGATGATTAAAAACATTAACAACCGGGGTGCAGCAGCAGCTTCCCAGGGAGGGCATTGA
- the spoVAE gene encoding stage V sporulation protein AE, translating to MIFLKAFIVGGLLCVIAQLLMDLTSYKVTPAHVLVGFVTAGVILSALGLYQPLVNWAGAGATVPLSGFGHLLAQGAIGGVKEKGVLGAFSGGVAATAAGITAAVVFGYLAALAFRPKG from the coding sequence ATGATTTTTTTAAAGGCGTTTATCGTGGGCGGTCTGTTATGTGTGATTGCCCAGCTCCTCATGGATTTAACCAGCTATAAGGTTACCCCCGCCCACGTGCTGGTAGGTTTTGTTACCGCAGGAGTTATCTTAAGCGCCCTGGGGTTGTACCAGCCCCTGGTGAACTGGGCCGGAGCGGGGGCTACGGTGCCCTTAAGTGGTTTCGGCCACCTCCTGGCCCAGGGAGCCATCGGGGGGGTAAAAGAAAAGGGAGTCCTGGGGGCCTTTTCCGGAGGGGTGGCCGCTACAGCAGCCGGTATAACCGCAGCGGTCGTTTTTGGTTACCTGGCCGCCCTGGCCTTCCGACCAAAAGGATAG
- a CDS encoding acyl-CoA dehydratase activase-related protein: MTLKVGIPRALLYYYYLPLWRTFFEALGLEVVISRPTTKTILEAGLQNSGDDVCLPVRLAFGHVLDLKDRVDVLFLPRLVSIARREYICPKFLGFPDMVRHGISGLPPLIDPNLNLYHRDSPYPFFFALGRNFTSNRLAIYLAYRRAVHTQARYVQLLEKGLFPEQALAVLYQGVAEGREPGGGGPAVAVIGHPYNIYDPYISMNLLSRLARNGVRVCSADNLPETLVREQAARLPKHLFWSLGQRMIGAAWHYLQSPDVDGIIHVASFACGPDSLTGELISREVRRRGKPFLNLTLDEHSAEAGVVTRLEAFLDMMERRQFLPAGESVQ; the protein is encoded by the coding sequence ATGACCCTTAAGGTAGGTATACCCAGGGCCTTGCTCTATTACTACTACTTACCTTTGTGGCGTACCTTTTTTGAAGCTCTGGGGCTGGAAGTGGTTATCTCCAGGCCGACCACCAAAACTATTTTAGAAGCCGGTTTACAGAATTCGGGGGATGACGTCTGCCTGCCGGTACGGTTGGCCTTTGGTCACGTGCTTGATTTAAAAGACCGGGTGGATGTGCTTTTTTTGCCCCGGCTGGTAAGTATAGCCCGGCGGGAGTATATTTGCCCCAAATTCCTTGGCTTTCCCGACATGGTCCGGCACGGGATTTCAGGGCTGCCGCCCCTCATAGATCCAAATCTTAACCTTTACCACAGGGATAGCCCTTACCCTTTCTTTTTTGCTCTGGGCCGCAACTTTACCAGCAACCGGCTCGCCATTTACCTTGCCTACCGTCGGGCCGTGCACACCCAGGCCCGCTATGTACAGCTGTTGGAAAAAGGGCTTTTCCCGGAACAGGCCCTGGCGGTACTGTATCAGGGAGTTGCAGAAGGGCGGGAACCGGGTGGCGGCGGCCCGGCGGTGGCCGTAATCGGCCATCCGTACAATATTTACGACCCCTACATCAGCATGAACCTCTTGAGCCGCCTCGCCAGGAACGGGGTGCGGGTTTGCAGCGCCGACAACCTCCCGGAAACCCTCGTCCGGGAACAGGCCGCCAGGCTGCCCAAGCATCTTTTCTGGAGCCTGGGACAGCGCATGATCGGTGCTGCCTGGCACTACCTCCAGAGCCCGGATGTGGACGGCATCATCCACGTGGCTTCCTTTGCCTGTGGTCCCGATTCCCTCACCGGGGAACTGATCTCCCGGGAGGTGAGGCGCCGGGGGAAGCCTTTCCTCAACCTGACCCTGGACGAACATTCGGCAGAAGCCGGGGTGGTGACCCGCCTGGAAGCCTTTTTGGATATGATGGAGCGCCGGCAGTTTCTTCCGGCAGGGGAGAGTGTCCAATGA